The following coding sequences lie in one Myxococcus xanthus genomic window:
- a CDS encoding PDZ domain-containing protein encodes MEWFHSQREALIANFAQSGARLLTVAARRLPTVLTRPVLEGGSRVLQDTTLYLQEGSMEEWLRDAQKKLKERPGSSILGLLGIGLLAGRLLRKMAEKGGKKGGAEAFRERLRESMFLATHGGVGRPPAAARQRLLRGGSGGAPTQGGVAEGFKERLREGMSMATHGGGVGRPPAATRLRLQKAGGPKQGAPRKRDVKERAPREPAVRAKEVARDVAEGAQDATRAFDEVTKSAQGATRAFAEATRGAAREGGEVARGARKAMKDTTREVARGAAKPGGKKSPPSTEATSTKAPAQKPSGYLGMGAFPVRLPERLAKVHGTQSGLKVASVEPDGPAEEAGLHPGDTLLTLEGQPLREVDDLVAQLPPERVGQTVHAKVLRAGAARGIDLIVGAHP; translated from the coding sequence ACGGTCGCGGCCAGGCGGTTGCCGACCGTGCTGACGCGGCCCGTGCTCGAGGGGGGAAGCCGCGTTCTCCAGGACACCACCCTCTATCTCCAGGAAGGGTCGATGGAGGAGTGGCTCCGCGACGCGCAAAAAAAGCTGAAGGAGAGGCCGGGGAGCTCCATCCTCGGGCTGCTGGGCATTGGACTGCTCGCCGGGCGGCTGCTCCGTAAGATGGCGGAGAAGGGGGGCAAGAAGGGAGGGGCCGAGGCCTTCCGAGAACGATTGCGCGAGAGCATGTTCCTGGCGACCCATGGTGGAGTGGGGCGGCCCCCAGCCGCCGCACGTCAGCGGTTGCTGAGGGGGGGATCGGGTGGAGCGCCGACGCAGGGAGGAGTGGCCGAGGGCTTCAAGGAGCGATTGCGCGAAGGCATGTCCATGGCGACCCATGGTGGTGGAGTGGGTCGGCCCCCGGCCGCGACGCGCCTGCGCCTGCAGAAGGCTGGAGGGCCGAAGCAGGGGGCGCCACGCAAGCGCGACGTGAAGGAGAGAGCGCCGCGAGAGCCCGCGGTGAGGGCGAAGGAAGTGGCGCGAGACGTCGCCGAGGGCGCCCAGGACGCAACACGTGCCTTCGACGAGGTCACCAAGAGCGCCCAAGGTGCAACACGCGCGTTCGCCGAGGCGACCCGGGGCGCAGCGCGCGAGGGCGGTGAGGTTGCGAGAGGCGCGCGCAAGGCGATGAAGGACACAACGCGCGAGGTCGCTCGAGGGGCAGCGAAGCCAGGGGGGAAGAAGTCGCCGCCCAGCACCGAGGCCACGTCCACGAAGGCGCCCGCACAAAAGCCGAGCGGCTACCTCGGTATGGGGGCCTTCCCCGTCCGGCTGCCGGAGAGGCTTGCGAAGGTCCATGGCACCCAGAGCGGCCTCAAGGTCGCGAGCGTGGAGCCGGATGGCCCGGCCGAGGAGGCGGGGCTGCATCCGGGTGACACGCTGCTCACGCTCGAGGGGCAGCCATTGCGAGAGGTGGATGACCTGGTCGCGCAGCTGCCTCCGGAACGTGTGGGCCAGACCGTGCACGCCAAGGTGCTGCGCGCCGGGGCTGCCAGGGGCATCGACCTCATCGTTGGCGCGCACCCCTGA
- a CDS encoding helix-turn-helix domain-containing protein — MEGIDSSARRKPQRPSTDSNPLQLLSEGWTVVGAAEAVGVTQTTARTVRRRYQQEGLVGALHERPRPGAARLLTERQASEVVAMVCAPPPEGRGRWTVRLIAQEAVRRGFVAKVGRETVRELLLRHDLKPWRENVVRAQTGHPVHRAHGGRSGVVRAATVPG; from the coding sequence GTGGAGGGCATTGACTCCTCTGCGCGGCGCAAACCTCAACGGCCGTCCACTGATTCCAATCCGCTGCAGTTGCTGTCCGAGGGCTGGACGGTAGTGGGAGCAGCCGAGGCGGTAGGCGTCACGCAAACCACGGCGCGCACCGTCCGTCGCCGCTACCAGCAGGAAGGCTTGGTGGGAGCGCTGCATGAGAGGCCACGGCCCGGAGCGGCGCGGCTTCTGACGGAGAGGCAGGCCAGCGAGGTAGTCGCCATGGTGTGTGCGCCGCCGCCGGAGGGCCGCGGCCGCTGGACGGTGCGCCTCATTGCCCAGGAGGCGGTGCGCAGGGGTTTCGTTGCGAAGGTTGGGCGGGAGACCGTGCGCGAACTGCTCCTGCGTCATGACTTGAAGCCTTGGCGGGAAAATGTGGTGCGTGCCCAAACTGGACACCCAGTACATCGAGCGCATGGAGGACGTTCTGGAGTTGTACGCGCGGCCACTGTGCCCGGCTGA
- a CDS encoding transposase: MPKLDTQYIERMEDVLELYARPLCPAEPVVCFDERPVQLLEWVRPASSACPGREARQDYAYFRCGTANLFCAVAPKAGWHFVKATPNRKSEAFVEALRDIASQYPDAETIHLVLDNLSTHSCRALRELLDHVVVLNEAHARRLLREYQRYYNASRTHLSLGKDAPERREVQGSEHGAKVIELREVFGLHHRYERRAA; this comes from the coding sequence GTGCCCAAACTGGACACCCAGTACATCGAGCGCATGGAGGACGTTCTGGAGTTGTACGCGCGGCCACTGTGCCCGGCTGAGCCCGTCGTCTGCTTCGATGAGAGGCCCGTGCAACTACTGGAGTGGGTACGTCCTGCTTCGTCGGCCTGCCCTGGACGAGAGGCACGCCAGGATTACGCCTACTTCCGTTGTGGCACCGCCAATCTCTTCTGCGCAGTGGCGCCCAAAGCGGGCTGGCACTTCGTGAAGGCCACGCCCAACAGAAAGAGCGAGGCATTCGTCGAAGCGCTGCGAGACATTGCCAGTCAATACCCGGACGCAGAAACCATTCACCTGGTGCTCGACAACCTCAGCACCCACTCCTGCCGCGCCCTGAGGGAACTGCTGGACCATGTCGTCGTCCTGAATGAAGCCCATGCTCGGCGCCTGCTGCGCGAGTACCAGCGCTACTACAACGCGAGCCGGACGCACCTGTCCCTCGGGAAGGATGCGCCCGAGAGGCGTGAGGTGCAGGGCTCGGAGCACGGAGCCAAGGTGATAGAGCTACGGGAAGTCTTCGGGCTTCACCATCGGTACGAGCGCCGAGCTGCGTAG